TAAAAACAAATATTGGAAGGGGAAATTTATAATGGAAATTTCGTTAAATGTTAAAGGCATGACTTGTGGCCACTGCAAATCTTCAGTTGAAGGTGCACTGAGAGAATTGGATGGAGTAACAAGTGTTGAGGTAGACTTAAGCAGTGGTAAAGTAAACGTTACGTATGATCAGGCCAAAACTTCAACAGATGATATGCGTCAAGCGGTTGAAGATCAGGGCTATGATGTTGTAGCTTAATTATATTGAGCTGGTTCCATTTTGGGAATCAGCTTTTTTCACTTTAAGAAATCATTCCTTTATCGGTGTAAAGAATAAAAACGTCTACGGATTCCGTTATTAGTTCTTGGCGACAAGCCAAGGTTTCTAAACACTACATAAAATAGTAGATTGAGGTGAAGCAGGGATGGGAAAATGGTTTCCTAGGTTTTACGATATAGCCATGAAGCCTCTCGAAAACACCAGATTCAAAAAAATTCGAGCCAGGCTGATAGGAAAAGCTACTGGAAGGGTATTAGAAATCGGCTCGGGATCTGGGGTTAATTTTTCATATTATCTTAATGTTGATCAGGTTGATGCAATTGAGCCCAACCCATTAATGAGTGATTTATCACATAAATCTATACGAAATTCGAAAGTATCGATTCGGTTACATCAAGTTAATGCAGAGAAGCTTCCATTTGCGGACAATACCTTTGATTCCGTGGTAGCCACACTTGTCTTTTGTACGATTCCGAATCCTAAGCAAGCATTGAAGGAAATCCAAAGAGTGTGTAAACCTGGGGCTGGAATTTTTATTTTTGAGCATGTAAAAATGAATCAGGAGCTGTTAGCTAAATTGCAGGATGCATTGACACCGTTATGGGAAAAGGTATGTGATGGATGTCATCTGAATCGGGATACATTGAGATTATTGAAAGAATCCGGGATTGATTTAGGGAAAATAGATTATTATTACAAGGGACTGTTTCTAGCAGTCGAAGCGACAAATAATAAATAAGAAATGTGCGCAAATATATCGATAAATGAGCGGTTACAGTCCCTCATTTATTTTTTTATATGCGGAATACGCCTTAGGTCTTAGTGAAAGATATGGCTCAGGCTCATTATGTAAAAACGGTTCGCTCGGTATGATGGATGTAAGATAAAGAAAGGAGGCTGAAATGAATGAAAAAATTCGTGTTGTTTGTTGGAGGGCTAGTGGCCTTAATGGTTTTACTTTCAACACTTGGACCAATGGTTTTTCTAGCTGTCAGCGTTTTGCTGCTGTATGTTATTTTTAAGCAATTTGCCAAAAGCGATTCAACTATTGGAAAAGTTGGTTGGGTCATCGCAGGATTAATTGTACTTGGAATTGCTTTTTCTAATATCTATGCGGTTATTGGTGTAGTGGCTGCTTATGCATTGTATCTGATCATCAAAAATTGGAAGAATGATAAGACGGAAGCAGCTGGTTATGAAAAGGTTGAAGAGGACGACCCATTTAAAAATTTTGAACGGCAATGGGCTGAATTAAATAATTAAAAGGAGCGAATTATGATGAC
This Virgibacillus phasianinus DNA region includes the following protein-coding sequences:
- a CDS encoding flagellar basal body rod protein, translating into MKKFVLFVGGLVALMVLLSTLGPMVFLAVSVLLLYVIFKQFAKSDSTIGKVGWVIAGLIVLGIAFSNIYAVIGVVAAYALYLIIKNWKNDKTEAAGYEKVEEDDPFKNFERQWAELNN
- the copZ gene encoding copper chaperone CopZ, whose protein sequence is MEISLNVKGMTCGHCKSSVEGALRELDGVTSVEVDLSSGKVNVTYDQAKTSTDDMRQAVEDQGYDVVA
- a CDS encoding class I SAM-dependent methyltransferase: MGKWFPRFYDIAMKPLENTRFKKIRARLIGKATGRVLEIGSGSGVNFSYYLNVDQVDAIEPNPLMSDLSHKSIRNSKVSIRLHQVNAEKLPFADNTFDSVVATLVFCTIPNPKQALKEIQRVCKPGAGIFIFEHVKMNQELLAKLQDALTPLWEKVCDGCHLNRDTLRLLKESGIDLGKIDYYYKGLFLAVEATNNK